In a single window of the Chelonia mydas isolate rCheMyd1 chromosome 8, rCheMyd1.pri.v2, whole genome shotgun sequence genome:
- the BCL10 gene encoding B-cell lymphoma/leukemia 10 isoform X4, which yields MRPYLCDKIIAERHFDYLRSKKILTREDAEEISCRPSSRKKTGKLLDYLAENPKGLDTLIESIRRERTQNFLLERITDVVLKVKNEKLEALKGLSCSSCMTSLYGGTNNLSRSYSDESNYYEKVKESTHNEPEEQFSTAAFVSASSLRSMNLPIVEMGSTENAVFSTALPGPGDPGAPPLPPELQSEQQEASTSSSDNRFLPLRSRSLLPQ from the exons ATGCgtccctatttgtgtgacaaaaTTATAGCTGAAAGACACTTTGATTACCTGCGTTCAAAGAAAATACTCACTAGAGAGGATGCTGAAGAAATATCTTGTCGACCCTCAAGTAGGAAGAAAACTGGGAAGTTATTGGACTACTTAGCAGAAAATCCAAAGGGACTAGATACTTTGATTGAATCTATTAGACGAGAAAGAACACAGAACTTCCTGTTAGAAAGGATAACTGATGTAGTGTTgaaagtcaaaaatgaaaaacttgAAGCTCTCAAAG GTCTGAGCTGCAGCAGCTGTATGACTTCATTGTATGGAGGAACAAATAATCTTTCTAGGTCGTATTCTGATGAATCCAATTACtatgaaaaagtaaaagaatctaCCCATAATGAACCAGAAGAACAGTTTAGTACAGCTGCTTTTGTGTCTGCTTCATCTCTTCGTTCAATGAATTTACCAATTGTGGAGATGGGAAGCACAGAAAATGCAGTCTTCTCAACCGCGCTTCCAGGACCTGGGGATCCTGGAGCACCCCCTCTTCCACCAGAACTGCAGTCTGAACAACAAGAAGCCAGTACCAGTTCAAGTGACAATCGTTTTCTGCCTTTAAGATCACGTTCTCTTCTACCACAATGA
- the BCL10 gene encoding B-cell lymphoma/leukemia 10 isoform X3, with the protein MKALERMRPYLCDKIIAERHFDYLRSKKILTREDAEEISCRPSSRKKTGKLLDYLAENPKGLDTLIESIRRERTQNFLLERITDVVLKVKNEKLEALKGLSCSSCMTSLYGGTNNLSRSYSDESNYYEKVKESTHNEPEEQFSTAAFVSASSLRSMNLPIVEMGSTENAVFSTALPGPGDPGAPPLPPELQSEQQEASTSSSDNRFLPLRSRSLLPQ; encoded by the exons gctTTAGAAAGGATGCgtccctatttgtgtgacaaaaTTATAGCTGAAAGACACTTTGATTACCTGCGTTCAAAGAAAATACTCACTAGAGAGGATGCTGAAGAAATATCTTGTCGACCCTCAAGTAGGAAGAAAACTGGGAAGTTATTGGACTACTTAGCAGAAAATCCAAAGGGACTAGATACTTTGATTGAATCTATTAGACGAGAAAGAACACAGAACTTCCTGTTAGAAAGGATAACTGATGTAGTGTTgaaagtcaaaaatgaaaaacttgAAGCTCTCAAAG GTCTGAGCTGCAGCAGCTGTATGACTTCATTGTATGGAGGAACAAATAATCTTTCTAGGTCGTATTCTGATGAATCCAATTACtatgaaaaagtaaaagaatctaCCCATAATGAACCAGAAGAACAGTTTAGTACAGCTGCTTTTGTGTCTGCTTCATCTCTTCGTTCAATGAATTTACCAATTGTGGAGATGGGAAGCACAGAAAATGCAGTCTTCTCAACCGCGCTTCCAGGACCTGGGGATCCTGGAGCACCCCCTCTTCCACCAGAACTGCAGTCTGAACAACAAGAAGCCAGTACCAGTTCAAGTGACAATCGTTTTCTGCCTTTAAGATCACGTTCTCTTCTACCACAATGA
- the BCL10 gene encoding B-cell lymphoma/leukemia 10 isoform X2 — protein MEGPGPGLAARPLTEDEMAEVKKEALERMRPYLCDKIIAERHFDYLRSKKILTREDAEEISCRPSSRKKTGKLLDYLAENPKGLDTLIESIRRERTQNFLLERITDVVLKVKNEKLEALKGLSCSSCMTSLYGGTNNLSRSYSDESNYYEKVKESTHNEPEEQFSTAAFVSASSLRSMNLPIVEMGSTENAVFSTALPGPGDPGAPPLPPELQSEQQEASTSSSDNRFLPLRSRSLLPQ, from the exons gctTTAGAAAGGATGCgtccctatttgtgtgacaaaaTTATAGCTGAAAGACACTTTGATTACCTGCGTTCAAAGAAAATACTCACTAGAGAGGATGCTGAAGAAATATCTTGTCGACCCTCAAGTAGGAAGAAAACTGGGAAGTTATTGGACTACTTAGCAGAAAATCCAAAGGGACTAGATACTTTGATTGAATCTATTAGACGAGAAAGAACACAGAACTTCCTGTTAGAAAGGATAACTGATGTAGTGTTgaaagtcaaaaatgaaaaacttgAAGCTCTCAAAG GTCTGAGCTGCAGCAGCTGTATGACTTCATTGTATGGAGGAACAAATAATCTTTCTAGGTCGTATTCTGATGAATCCAATTACtatgaaaaagtaaaagaatctaCCCATAATGAACCAGAAGAACAGTTTAGTACAGCTGCTTTTGTGTCTGCTTCATCTCTTCGTTCAATGAATTTACCAATTGTGGAGATGGGAAGCACAGAAAATGCAGTCTTCTCAACCGCGCTTCCAGGACCTGGGGATCCTGGAGCACCCCCTCTTCCACCAGAACTGCAGTCTGAACAACAAGAAGCCAGTACCAGTTCAAGTGACAATCGTTTTCTGCCTTTAAGATCACGTTCTCTTCTACCACAATGA
- the C8H1orf52 gene encoding UPF0690 protein C1orf52 homolog, producing MAAEGKDPLGYFAAYGSDSSSSSSSDAESEEPRAAGGEAAGEAAGVSPGRKPRLPGPDELFRNVSRPPSFLYNPLNKQIDWERRVVRAPEEPPKEFKVWKTNAVPPPEIYSIKEKKPPPPPELDMAIKWSNIYEDNGDDAPQQTNKVNFLPEEEHEPSESDEEKDEPASAKKRKLDTGEETKRKK from the exons ATGGCGGCGGAGGGGAAGGATCCGCTCGGCTACTTCGCGGCCTACGGCAgcgacagcagcagcagctccagctcggACGCCGAGAGCGAGGAGCCGCGCGCCGCTGGGGGAGAGGCGGCCGGGGAGGCGGCCGGCGTTAGCCCGGGCCGGAAGCCGCGGCTGCCCGGGCCCGACGAGCTGTTCCGGAACGTGTCCCGGCCGCCATCCTTCCTCTATAACCCGCTCAACAAGCAGATCGACTGGGAGCGTCGGGTCGTGCGGGCGCCCGAGGAG CCTCCTAAGGAATTCAAAGTGTGGAAGACTAATGCAGTACCACCACCTGAGATTTACAGTATTAAGGAAAAGAAGCCGCCACCACCTCCTGAGCTTGATATGGCAATAAAATGGTCTAACATATATGAGGACAATGGTGATGATGCtccacagcaaacaaacaaagttaACTTTTTACCAGAAGAGGAGCACGAGCCTTCAGAATCAG ATGAAGAAAAAGATGAACCAGCTTCTGCTAAGAAACGCAAACTAGACACTGGAGAAGAGACTAAGAGGAAGAAGTAA
- the BCL10 gene encoding B-cell lymphoma/leukemia 10 isoform X1, with protein sequence MVVLKVDSLQNPALERMRPYLCDKIIAERHFDYLRSKKILTREDAEEISCRPSSRKKTGKLLDYLAENPKGLDTLIESIRRERTQNFLLERITDVVLKVKNEKLEALKGLSCSSCMTSLYGGTNNLSRSYSDESNYYEKVKESTHNEPEEQFSTAAFVSASSLRSMNLPIVEMGSTENAVFSTALPGPGDPGAPPLPPELQSEQQEASTSSSDNRFLPLRSRSLLPQ encoded by the exons atGGTggtcttgaaggtggatagtcttcagaatcca gctTTAGAAAGGATGCgtccctatttgtgtgacaaaaTTATAGCTGAAAGACACTTTGATTACCTGCGTTCAAAGAAAATACTCACTAGAGAGGATGCTGAAGAAATATCTTGTCGACCCTCAAGTAGGAAGAAAACTGGGAAGTTATTGGACTACTTAGCAGAAAATCCAAAGGGACTAGATACTTTGATTGAATCTATTAGACGAGAAAGAACACAGAACTTCCTGTTAGAAAGGATAACTGATGTAGTGTTgaaagtcaaaaatgaaaaacttgAAGCTCTCAAAG GTCTGAGCTGCAGCAGCTGTATGACTTCATTGTATGGAGGAACAAATAATCTTTCTAGGTCGTATTCTGATGAATCCAATTACtatgaaaaagtaaaagaatctaCCCATAATGAACCAGAAGAACAGTTTAGTACAGCTGCTTTTGTGTCTGCTTCATCTCTTCGTTCAATGAATTTACCAATTGTGGAGATGGGAAGCACAGAAAATGCAGTCTTCTCAACCGCGCTTCCAGGACCTGGGGATCCTGGAGCACCCCCTCTTCCACCAGAACTGCAGTCTGAACAACAAGAAGCCAGTACCAGTTCAAGTGACAATCGTTTTCTGCCTTTAAGATCACGTTCTCTTCTACCACAATGA